Within Populus trichocarpa isolate Nisqually-1 chromosome 6, P.trichocarpa_v4.1, whole genome shotgun sequence, the genomic segment GAGTTGACAGTCTTTTTCTTGTGGTTTGGCTTTTGAGAACGGTCACCCACCCGTGATCAATTACATCCGGAAACATGtctatgatattaaaaaaaattcaaccaatGGGTCATgcaatgaaatttatttattttttgacaaatgTTTCGTGTTTGAGACGATTGGCTCAACTAACAGGGATTAACCCAAttgtttaatgattttaaaagatttaatgaaTAGTCCTGATGCAGCTACACTAAATTACTCAGCTAAGAGGCATCAATCTCCCTAATTCTCATGACTTTATTTCTTTTCGGTTTTTCTTTAactttgtttaataattttgtaggGAAAGAATGTCCATGAATTTAGGCCACCATAGAGCATAAATAAACACATGTTATGGGCACAACATGCTTAGTTGACAATCCTTTCCAATCCCTCCCTCTATGTATTTGACCTAGCATTGAAACTTGAATGCAAGCAAATTAAGACAGAAAACATCTAGTTTCCAGGCATGCTGATTTATCAATTTACCAATTAAAATCAAACtctaataaatttgatttttaacccttttttttaataaaaattagtaACTTCAGGTAGTTTTTTAAATACCAAGATAAAATCAATGAATATTAGATAGACCATCTAGCTATAGCTATACTcatattgatatattaataaaaatattttttaatcaatttaccAATTAAATTAATCCTTCAATAGAAAATCCCctctcaataataatattatgaaaatatgaaGAGAAAAATCCACTTACCACTCAAGGCAACAGTTGTTATCCATGTTACAACTGTCAAAATGTTATTGGTTCATAAATAATGATCTAGAgacttttcatcttcttttttattttttgtttagaaaagaTCATGATCTAGGGACTGTTTGTTGCTTACGACATTGGTATTCCAAGTCagaacacattaaaaaaagccAGTGAAAATATCTGTCTACAGCATTTTCCTATTccggcattttttttttgtttttttaataagcttaatgatatatatttttttattttttaaattaatttttttagtatttttagattattttgataaaataattttttaaaataaaaaaaatatttttaatatattttaaaataaaatacaactcgTAACACCTATCGAACACTACCTTTGGTTTCTTGTcggaaaaaagaggaagaacgTTAAGTAGAAGACTAGTTTATCTagtaatctatatatatatatatatatatattatctgtcTAAAGAATAGTTGAAGGCTTGGAGTCTATCACCAACACAAGCAAAAACCTTCTTCTTCACCGTTTCATATATAGGTAACTTattattctttctcttttcccttTGTCTAATAAAGTatttgcctttttctttatgTCTATTATATACTGACCTTTCATGTCATTTATTCAActgggttgaatttttttttggcttgtttGGTTTCTGggaattgaaaagaaacatcTAAGATTGAAACTCACTAAAAAAGATTGAATCTTTTCATTTCAACTGTTTTATCAGCTGGTAAAGTTCAAGTTTTATACTgggttttctttgttctttcctCAAGTTTCGAGTTTCAGGTTTGTTCTTGGCTGGTTCGTGTGAGCTTTTGGATTGCTCTTGCTGTTGAATTGGTTGTCTagagtttttcttgtttgtttttttgctatgtttggttgctgagaaaattgGAACGGAATGATGATTTGTTTGGTTTCTATTTGGAGATTGATTCAGCTAAAGAATGTAATTTGATCCGCGATCCTTGATTAATTTAGAAGGCTAGGTGAAAGGCTTTGGGGGCACACTAGCCGGAAAAGTAGTCTGTGGCTATTTTAGTATTCAATTTGTGAAATTGATGAATGGTTTGGTTAAAATCTTTAGATTAATGAATGCTGTTTGCTCCGAGGAacatatattcttaattttgaaGTTTGTCATCATCTTGTATAGAAATTTGTGCATCTATAGATTTCGAATTTGCTATTGATATTCAGATTTGATGCCTCGCCTTTGCTTGTTTTGTAGGTTAGAATTAGCTGGATTTGTTGATGTTGGCATAGTATGACTGAAAGCAATAGCAATGCAAGTGTGAGCTCGAGTTCGAGTTTGAATAGCAGCTTTCCGGACATAGAGGATGACCAAACCATTGCAAGCATCTTAGCAGAAGATGAAAGTTCTCAAGTTGCTGGAACGCTTGGGAAGAGACTGTCGCATTTGGACTCCATACCAGTATTTTCCTTTCCACATCTATATTTTCCAGCCCATACTACATGCTTACACATATATGACATTTCAAATTCACATGGGCGGTGCATCTTTTTGTTTCATTGTATAGTGTATGGAAAGGCCAATTTGTTAAATTATAGTAAATTTTAACCTCCATCAACCTTGTGCACCAACAAAACGGGCTGTTGATATGCAATGCTGTACCAATCTATACTGCAGTCTTGGGTGTTAGTTACGATGGGTAAAAACTTGTGGTGATATCACTCCTTAATTTAAGCAAAATAGGGGATAAATCTAGGTACCAACGGCGCAGTAGGGCATTTCGTGTATGTGTATGTAACTTCCATTTATAAATAAGCAAAATAAGCAGCTAATTTCATATCTTTGGCCATTAAATTACTCCTTGCAGCGAAGCCTAATTAAGTAAACAATAACCCAAATCCAAAAGTTAAGAAGCATGCCTCATCACCCAGTGAACACGCATGTACCTATCCAATACatcatccaaaaaataaaagattaaaacaatcagtccctaaaaatacAAGGAaccattaacaaaaacaatgtgaattCTGTGGCTGCATAAGCCAAGTATGCAACCTGTAGTTCCTTGCTGAAAGTAAGGGTTGCATTGTGAATGTTCTCTTGACCTTCACATTAGCTTGCAACAAGCACGTGTTTTGAGGAACAGAGTAGGAAGTGCTCACTGGATACTTCAACAACTGCTGTTATTATCCAACATATCTGGCACTTCCTTCTATGCTTGTGATTggttatctatttattttaacctAGTTTATACTCTATATTGACCAGTGAGTGGTAAAGAGGTAAACAAATACACATAATTGTtgtccttttttgttttgttatttcctcCTGCTGCTGAATAACTTCTTGGTGTTTATTAAGCCATATGAATAATCATAGATTTAATGTTTTGCCAGCACACTCCACGGGTGAATGGTGAGATACCTGATGTGAATGATGCAACCTTAGACCATGAGCGACTGTCTGAAAGGTTGTGATTTTTTCATCCACCCTTCATACTGTTTCTTATTCATTCTTGGATCACTTGGTGCATTTCACTTTTAGCTAGTCTGTAATGTGATGCACCCTTCATACTGCTTCGTATTCATTCTTGGATCACTTACTTGGTGCATTTCACTTTTAGCTATTATGTAATGTGGCATGCCTATAATTGTTATCTATTTTTACGTGCTTGCCTTTTCTCATTCCTGTGATGAATTTAGTTTCAGTTGCTAGCATCCTTTTTGTAGGTTCATTTTGAGCATGGCAAGCATATTTTTCCATGTATAGACTCTGATTTGCGCTGTTTAAGTAAAGATTGTAAATGCTGGCTTGATGGCATCTAATGTGCATATTGTTGAAATATTGAATAAATGGTTTTTACCATCTGATGTCAAAAAATTGGTTTCTTTTATATGCAAAGAGTATGGTTTATCTTTTGTTTATCCTAACAAATGGCTTTCTTTCAGGTTGGCAACATATGGTTTAGAAGAACTGCAAATCGAGGGCGATGGGAATTGTCAGGTGTAGTAGCTACAATACCAGTTTCATTTCTTCAAATGAATTGTTTATTCATAAATGTACTAGCATGGATGTCTGAAAGAGTCCCCATAAGTCACTGTGAGAACTCCATTACAGAAGTGCTTATAAAGCTatggtttgatttatttgatagtttcgAGCATTAGCAGACCAATTGTTCCGCAGTCCAGATTACCACAAACATGTGAGGAAGAAAATAGTCAAGCAGGTATTGTTGATAAATCTCTACACATGACTTTACTAATTCATTATGCCGGGGGATAGAGAGGTTATGCATGTTGGAAAAATGCTACTAATGGCCAACTTCTAATACATCCAAGTGTCTGGTGCTATGCATGAGTCTGCTATATAGACTAcatagtttatatattttctataaaattgcTTTGTCATGCTTCACTATTTTCTTATCATTGTttcatttatcttctttttcagCTAAAGCATTTCAGAAAATCATATGAGGGATATGTCCCCATGAAGTACAGAAGCTAtgtgaagaagatgaaaaagtTAGATTTCTACGGTGATGCATGCTAGTTTTTTTCCTGCAAAAAATGGAAACCATGCTTACAAAAAATTAAGCTGCATTCTAATTCATTTTGTGTGTGAAACCTTCCATGACACTAGGCCAGGGGAGTGGGGGGATCATCTAACTCTACAGGCAGCGGCAGATCGAGTAAGCGGAAATCTAACTCTTTTCGCTCCcttattgaatttttcttatttattgaaTGGATCCATTTTCCTGAAGACTATACATGAAGCCTAATTGTTTGCGTTTTTTGTAACTATTATCTGCTTGTGTTATGCAATGGTTATCCTCTGACCACTTATGGGCATGAATTCAGTTTGGTGCCAAAATTTGTTTGGTAACATCTTTCCGGGACACATGCTATATCGAGATCATGCCCAAAGACAAAAGTCCCACCAGAGGTAGATCTAAATCTTTATACCATATCCCATAGGTCATCACAACATGTATATCATGCTTCTTGCTAAATGGATTTCTGTGTTAAATTTGATTACTGTAGAGTAAATTAAAAGTCCAaatcttatttcttattatgCTACCATTTGTAAGTCTGCATGCTTTACCTGTCTTGAGAGAAACTGGATATTTTATTTCCTAATTATCACCTCCTCTACTTCTCAATGTTATGGAATTTTGAAGCTAACCAGGATAAGGGATGGGGAATTGAGAAGAAGAATTTTCCTAACAAAGATGGATCACTATAACCTGTTTCATGCTTCAAAGTAGGCTATACTTATTATTCTCTACTTACTGATAATATGGCTGCTCTTGTTTCCAGAACTTTGGCTGAGCTTTTGGAGCGAAGTTCATTACAATTCATTGTATGCAACTGGAGGTGAGGGACAGACCAGTAGTCGGAGCTTGTTTTACCTTCAGCACAGCAAATTTTTTTGGTACCTTCAAACTAATAGCCTTAATGGATGCTGTCTATGCCTACAGATGTCCCGACCAGAGTAGCAAGAAAGAAGCATTGGCTTTTTTAAATGTTTGACATGCCGGCAGGAGATCAAGCAATGTCATATCCACTCTTCGTTTGTTCTCTATACATGTACATAATTTCCAAATAAGCAAGCAACTATAGAGTAATTTAACTAGCAAATATGTAACTTGATATTGAATTCAACATTAtatattcattgtttttctttttaattcttatgCTGAGGTCCTTGTTGGAGAATCCTGAGGAAAACTTTATAgtaagcttctttttttaatcttaaaaaaccaCCCTGGCAAGAGCTCTTGGCCCCAAATATACACATATCAGGCATTTATACACTTCCCGAGCCTATAATTCGACTGTATGCCTCCGGAGAAGGTacgaattttaaaaattattcgtAGGGGCAAGCAGCAATCTCTGCGTTTCAGTAAAACAGATTCGTGCCCCTGCCAGTGGATTGCAAGACCGACACAAAAGAGCAACAATGGGGGTTCTGTATGGATTGTACTGTACGGACATAAATGACATTCTCGTTCTCCCATGCAGCTTCAGTTCGTCTGGTTATATAGTTTGGCAATATAGGGACTCTGATAAAGCCATTGTGAATGGTGCCCACTGAAATGTTAATGGATTTGCGCAACTCTATAACAACAGTCCCTCGACAAATAATTCTTATGGCCAACAGATAATGGAGCAAACCAGCACAGGTATCTTGAAATCATGACTAATCCTGCTCGaattaaaggaaacaaattattattgtcCTATAATAGTTACGTTACTTTAACATGAATAAATATGGCTGCGGCCTCTGTTAAATCGTCCTTGTGatgcaagaaattttttttctagtactAGCCATTATTTTCACGCTGAGGTTAGAAAGACTTTCCAATAATTTTCCAAGTtggtctaatatttttttttattggatttagaactattttattaaattcccAACTTTATTTAGAGCTTTTTCCTAgttttgtttaggatttttattatttttttctttattgtcgGTTTTCTTGTTGgtttatgttaaattttagatttatttaaaaaattgtaaacTTCTTAAAGAGACatgtcatatataaaaaaaatattcagtagtaaaattatgaattaggGTTTCTCAGTGATCGTCTATAATCGATAAAACtctatgtttttgtgtttattgtATTTCTTTGTGTTTATTGTGTGCTGCAATCCTAGATTGTTTTGCTTGTCGTGTGCTGTTAAATAACCATGGTTAGAAAATGTCATAGAGCATAACATGTTCAGGTAAGAGGGGGTGAGAAGGTTCCTTGTCGGGAGAGAAACGTTCAAGAGCTGATGATAGAAGACAAATACATACAAATTGCAAAATTAATCTGTCAATTGGTAGAGGTGAGAagcttgaaaaatcataaaaagagtGATCATATATCTATAGACACTTTTGAAAATCCATTTCAGAAGCATGCATAGAGGAGGTGGCTTCTTGATCGAGATGAGAATCGTGGAGATTTTAATAATCCTGTTTATAGTGAAGAAGTTGTGAATTAGTATTCTCTATGAatttatgatgtttattttgatgtgatgatgatatcataaataataacaataatggtAGTAATGGTATCATTGATGTTGTCCATGTTGATAAGTTAGAAgttgaatacaaaaaaaaatatgaaatgtgatcaatttttttttattaatttaagctatgttgatttttttattacaagtttattattatcacaAAGATAGATGTATTCAAGTATTACATAGTTGTCAAGCATATTCATGAAGTTGGAGATGTGAAATTTATTACTGTAAAAgtcaatgaaaaagaaataaattgtcaattgttattttttatataaattttaagatgaagggattgaagttgaaatctaaaaatattatacacctaaagcaaagaaataaaaggagcTAGAGAGTCTTGATTAGACATTCACAAGATCGAGGTAACAATAATTTGAACTCGAAGACGAGTTCTTTTCAACACAGGAAGACTGAtgtaagtaatttattttttctaacatgcaattttatgttaatgggtataattttcaatctgactattggatcaaattgaaattttactaGAAAATTTCAGATGTtctttttctataagattaaaACTTTGCAGCAATTGGGGATCAAGAAGGCCTTCCGATAATacctaaaattattatttgaaatttgctatatttttttagttactttataatttgattctctatttgattatataatgaaatatttatatttagaatgTGTTAAAGAATCATagcaatttaaaattaaattttaattattaggtAAAGTTTCactatatgatttatattattttttaatacattttcttaaatgaaagctttttaaatttgagatttgtAAATGTAtatattatcttgtgtttaattttgatcaaataaataaggatgatgagattcaaacttaTATGACTACTTGGTTATCAAGATTCTAATAcatgtgaaaaaattaatttattttaaaaatttaaattattaaataaaattttaaaatataatttatattatcttgaaGTAAGTGGAATTTCATTGCTGGTgataatagtaattaaaaaaaaggaaaagtaaacCAGCTGTGTGATATGGACACAGATACATGAGGAGCGTGCAGCCGTGCACCTGGTTTAATGGCTCTCTGATTACGTTTTTACTTTAATCCTTAGTAGTAGTCTTTCTCTCTTCCTCATCTTCATAAATATAAGCTTCCGCACATTGATATGTTCAGCCCTATAGCTTATATATGAATATTGAATCATTGGATATGTAtaacatttcattaaaaattacttATAACCCTTGGTAGTgatcttcttaattaatatattcaagTGATTGGGGACATACGCACAGCCAAGAACCGTTATAAAAGCAAGGCAGATTATGCTCCAAAAAACCACAAGCACTCTAGCTTTCTTCTTAATCTTCTCAATCACAGGCATCCTCACAGGTTATCAGCTAGTTTATTCCCCTTATTTCCATTGAAGgttaaattatttatcattttacgCAAGCACACTTCACTTTTTCTTCATGCATCTAAGAATATTTGACATTTCATAAAACATAtggaattatttgataattagtTCCCTTTAGCTAGGCTTGGAAGCAAGTGTGAATTGATTCATGCCTACTTCTGCTGCTATTCAGCTCTAAAATCAATTGCTAATGAAGAACATTTGGGATATGAAAGCAAAAGGTGATTAAATGTGTTATCTTGTGTGGATTGACTATGTAGTCTTTTAACTGTGCTGGCTCTAGTGGGCCGGAGACTTTTGCAAGGTTGATAATGTAAGATTTGACACTCTTCATCTGTTTTGACAGGTGAGATTTGGAAATTCCCACGATCCATAATGGAAGGAAacatgaaagtttggatttTGCAGTTGGTGGCACTATGGGTTTTGTTAGTGGCAATTCACGATCACCATGTCGTGGCAAACGATGGTGGCGTTTATACTCATCCCGAGCCTATAATTCCACTCCATGCCTCCGAAGAAGGTAGGAAGGCTATCAATAATTCAAGGTCGTTTTCCATCGTCGGGGCAGGCAGTAAACTCTGCGTTTCAGTAAACAGATTCGTGCCCCAGCTAGTGGATTGCAAGGCCGACACAAAAGAGCAAAAATGGGAGTTCCTTGCAGATGGTACTTTGCGGACAGAGACAAACCATAGCATGTGCCTCACTTGTAATGACCTAACCCAAGGAAGCGACATTCTCGTTCTCCCATGCAAATTCAGTTCGTCtgattatatattttggaaATATAGGTCCTCTGATAAAGCCATTATTAATACTGCCAGTACTACTGAAGACCTGGTAATGGATTTGCGCGAAGGTCAAACAGAAGTCCCTCAACAAATATTTCTTTGGGAATCCAATGATGGAGACAACCAGATGTGGTATCTAGAACCATGATTAATCCTGCTCAAATTAAAGGCAACAAGTTATTGTTGCCCAATAACAATTACGTTACTTTAATATGAATAAAGATGGCTGCTGCCTCTGTTACATCGTACTTGTGTGTAatgctaaaatatataaatgaaatgaAGCTTCGCTTTGATAGAGTGGttctttaatttgttataattagATTGTGTTGAATGAGTAAAATCGCCTTATtttcatactttttttatatatcatgaaAACGATTCTGGATATTACCCACGTGGACAGACAAGATCAAGAACTAAACCATAGAAAAAAGCCACTGGATATGACCCACATGTGGACAGACATGACCATGTAAGCCGCTTGAGatttatatggtcattaatttcagaatccgtgagattagttgagatgtACACAAGTTAGctcgaacacccacgttaatcaaaaaaaaaaaaaacttgtcaactTAAAGTTCTTagtttatcatatatttatacgGAGGCTGAGAAATGCAAgtgataatatttaaataaaatattattttcttttaattcactCCTTAGTTGAGTTTCAAGTTTACTTGCTTACCTTACTCGAACAAGGTTTAATAGCTTTCTCTTATCAGTTATCACTATTTAGGTCTTGGGGACCGGTAAGAAAAGgtaaagggaaaaacaaaaactagcaAGAAATGGTGCGATATACATAAAAATTACTAAGATACAACGAcgagtaatttttttgttagcaaTAGTTGTAGGTAGAGATATTTAAATGTCTCATTAGCCGATCGACTTTGATTCAGTATAATTGACATATTAACAGTTTGTACACAATCTATATCATGGGATGGCCAAGGAATTATTTGTTGAG encodes:
- the LOC7479607 gene encoding OVARIAN TUMOR DOMAIN-containing deubiquitinating enzyme 11 — its product is MTESNSNASVSSSSSLNSSFPDIEDDQTIASILAEDESSQVAGTLGKRLSHLDSIPHTPRVNGEIPDVNDATLDHERLSERLATYGLEELQIEGDGNCQFRALADQLFRSPDYHKHVRKKIVKQLKHFRKSYEGYVPMKYRSYVKKMKKPGEWGDHLTLQAAADRFGAKICLVTSFRDTCYIEIMPKDKSPTRELWLSFWSEVHYNSLYATGDVPTRVARKKHWLF
- the LOC7495640 gene encoding abrin-a, encoding MLQKTTSTLAFFLIFSITGILTGEIWKFPRSIMEGNMKVWILQLVALWVLLVAIHDHHVVANDGGVYTHPEPIIPLHASEEGRKAINNSRSFSIVGAGSKLCVSVNRFVPQLVDCKADTKEQKWEFLADGTLRTETNHSMCLTCNDLTQGSDILVLPCKFSSSDYIFWKYRSSDKAIINTASTTEDLVMDLREGQTEVPQQIFLWESNDGDNQMWYLEP